A region from the Caldicellulosiruptor naganoensis genome encodes:
- a CDS encoding arginase family protein, whose translation MISERIKNIKNSLCFLGSGDFHHFSLVLLKNISQKISLIVFDKHIDYSNFFEGFVSCGSWLKDACELENVAEVFVLSEEKKNVENQKLKTISPLEYRKIQPQFDIYISIDKDILNSSSLKTTWDQGSCDVATLFDILSYLGSKYTIIGADVCGEPPVNFFSPEHKKSEDINLRLLNFFTSSSQLLAG comes from the coding sequence ATGATTTCTGAGAGAATTAAAAATATAAAAAATTCGTTGTGTTTTCTTGGTTCAGGTGACTTTCATCATTTTTCATTGGTGCTTCTCAAAAACATTTCTCAAAAAATCTCTTTAATCGTCTTTGATAAGCACATTGACTACTCAAACTTTTTTGAAGGATTTGTCAGCTGTGGATCGTGGTTAAAAGACGCATGTGAATTAGAAAATGTTGCTGAAGTCTTTGTACTTTCAGAGGAAAAAAAGAATGTTGAAAATCAAAAGCTAAAAACAATTTCACCCTTAGAATACAGAAAAATTCAGCCTCAATTTGATATTTACATAAGCATTGACAAAGATATTTTGAATTCTTCCTCTTTAAAAACAACATGGGACCAAGGAAGCTGCGATGTTGCCACCCTCTTTGATATTCTTTCTTACCTTGGCTCTAAATATACAATAATCGGCGCTGATGTTTGCGGAGAACCACCTGTCAATTTCTTTTCGCCTGAGCACAAGAAAAGTGAAGATATTAACTTGAGATTACTAAATTTTTTCACATCAAGTTCACAACTTTTAGCTGGATGA